Proteins from a single region of Antechinus flavipes isolate AdamAnt ecotype Samford, QLD, Australia chromosome 2, AdamAnt_v2, whole genome shotgun sequence:
- the RPS6KL1 gene encoding ribosomal protein S6 kinase-like 1 isoform X1: MSPESPDVYGMGKRDYLVDAAKQIRLALERDVSEDYEAAFNHYKNGVDVLLNGVQVDPNKERREAVKRKITKYLRRAEEIFNCHLQRTLGNGTSPGTGFSSLRLRPIRTLSSAVENLRSCKVVGVIEKVQLVQDPATGGTFVVKSLPKCHGETWDRPTIIPNGVPYMAKLLRYSVSEDSIFLHLEHVQGGTLWSHLLSQPRPKRQETCSNLTQQKPSSTQGDHREKGKAGPGPPEILSLLTPVLLSQNTTQQLSIAPEASAQPSDISSGPQSRVSDHQKGLKNLEDSDLNSGRKVSSPSREIQVFTSHGASSCEDAFGRHKVRTDDLSSKQDPLTSEDTTSSSGLASKTLRRDGAMTSSPGQGRGRSHHQARRSTRWSTNKGPLGGLSWIREGAGRVLEGYGHGSDQCKELSGQDCPHANRACPGHRGGAWCVKEEQVKQWAAETLVALEGLHQQGVLCRDLNPRNLLLDNTGHIRLTYFGQWTEVEPRCCNEALENLYSAPEVGGISELTEACDWWSFGSLLYELLTGMSLSQNHPSGIHVHTRLHLPEWLSRPATSLLTELLQFDPCRRLGAGGGGVNKLKSHPFFSTIQWNKLVG, from the exons ATGTCTCCAGAGAGCCCTGATGTTTATGGGATGGGCAAACGTGATTACCTGGTGGATGCCGCCAAACAGATCCGCCTGGCACTTGAGCGGGACGTGAGTGAGGACTATGAGGCAGCCTTCAACCATTATAAAAATGGGGTCGATGTGCTACTCAATGGAGTACAAG TTGATCCCAACAAAGAGCGGCGTGAGGCTGTGAAAAGGAAGATCACCAAGTACTTGAGGAGGGCTGAAGAGATCTTCAATTGCCACCTACAGAGGACGCTGGGAAATGGGACCAGCCCTGGTACG GGCTTCAGCAGCCTGAGGCTCCGGCCCATCCGTACTTTGAGCTCTGCAGTTGAGAACCTGAGGTCTTGTAAGGTAGTGGGAGTCATTGAAAAG GTTCAGCTGGTCCAGGACCCTGCCACTGGGGGGACGTTTGTAGTTAAG agCCTCCCCAAGTGCCATGGAGAAACCTGGGACCGTCCAACCATCATCCCCAATGGTGTTCCTTATATGGCCAAGCTTCTTCGCTACTCTGTGAGTGAGGACTCCATCTTCTTGCACTTGGAGCATGTGCAGG GAGGAACCCTCTGGTCCCATCTCCTCTCTCAGCCTAGACCCAAGAGGCAAGAGACCTGCAGCAACTTAACTCAGCAGAAGCCCAGCTCCACCCAGGGTGAccacagagagaaagggaaagctgGCCCTGGTCCCCCTGAGATTCTCAGTCTCCTGACCCCGGTTCTACTTTCCCAGAACACCACCCAACAGCTCAGCATTGCCCCTGAGGCATCAGCCCAGCCCTCTGACATTTCATCAGGGCCTCAAAGCAGAGTATCTGATCATCAGAAAGGGCTGAAGAATCTGGAGGATTCTGACCTGAACTCTGGAAGAAAGGTATCCAGTCCATCCAGGGAAATCCAAGTGTTCACGTCCCATGGAGCATCATCCTGTGAAGATGCTTTTGGAAGACACAAAGTCAGGACAGATGATCTTTCCTCTAAACAGGACCCTCTGACCTCAGAAGACACTACCTCATCTTCTGGCCTCGCTTCCAAGACCCTAAGAAGGGATGGGGCAATGACTAGCAGCCCAGGCCAGGGCAGAGGTCGGTCCCATCATCAAGCCAGGCGGAGTACTAGGTGGAGTACCAACAAGGGGCCCCTGGGAGGTCTCTCCTGGATCCGGGAGGGGGCAGGCCGGGTACTAGAGGGCTACGGTCATGGGAGCGACCAGTGCAAAGAGCTCTCAGGTCAGGATTGTCCACATGCTAACCGGGCTTGTCCAGGCCACAGAGGCGGAGCCTGGTGTGTGAAGGAAGAACAGGTCAAGCAGTGGGCAGCGGAGACTCTCGTGGCCCTTGAGGGTCTACATCAGCAGGGTGTGCTATGCCGAGACCTCAACCCCAGGAACCTGCTGCTGGATAACACTG GTCACATCCGTCTCACCTACTTTGGCCAGTGGACTGAGGTGGAACCCCGGTGCTGCAATGAAGCCTTGGAAAACCTGTACAgcgccccag AAGTGGGTGGGATTTCTGAACTGACAGAAGCCTGTGATTGGTGGAGTTTTGGATCTCTGCTATATGAACTTCTAACTGGAATG tCACTGTCCCAAAACCACCCCTCAGGAATCCATGTACACACCAGGCTCCATCTGCCCGAGTGGCTCAGCC
- the RPS6KL1 gene encoding ribosomal protein S6 kinase-like 1 isoform X2, which translates to MSPESPDVYGMGKRDYLVDAAKQIRLALERDVSEDYEAAFNHYKNGVDVLLNGVQVDPNKERREAVKRKITKYLRRAEEIFNCHLQRTLGNGTSPGTGFSSLRLRPIRTLSSAVENLRSCKVVGVIEKVQLVQDPATGGTFVVKSLPKCHGETWDRPTIIPNGVPYMAKLLRYSVSEDSIFLHLEHVQGGTLWSHLLSQPRPKRQETCSNLTQQKPSSTQGDHREKGKAGPGPPEILSLLTPVLLSQNTTQQLSIAPEASAQPSDISSGPQSRVSDHQKGLKNLEDSDLNSGRKDPLTSEDTTSSSGLASKTLRRDGAMTSSPGQGRGRSHHQARRSTRWSTNKGPLGGLSWIREGAGRVLEGYGHGSDQCKELSGQDCPHANRACPGHRGGAWCVKEEQVKQWAAETLVALEGLHQQGVLCRDLNPRNLLLDNTGHIRLTYFGQWTEVEPRCCNEALENLYSAPEVGGISELTEACDWWSFGSLLYELLTGMSLSQNHPSGIHVHTRLHLPEWLSRPATSLLTELLQFDPCRRLGAGGGGVNKLKSHPFFSTIQWNKLVG; encoded by the exons ATGTCTCCAGAGAGCCCTGATGTTTATGGGATGGGCAAACGTGATTACCTGGTGGATGCCGCCAAACAGATCCGCCTGGCACTTGAGCGGGACGTGAGTGAGGACTATGAGGCAGCCTTCAACCATTATAAAAATGGGGTCGATGTGCTACTCAATGGAGTACAAG TTGATCCCAACAAAGAGCGGCGTGAGGCTGTGAAAAGGAAGATCACCAAGTACTTGAGGAGGGCTGAAGAGATCTTCAATTGCCACCTACAGAGGACGCTGGGAAATGGGACCAGCCCTGGTACG GGCTTCAGCAGCCTGAGGCTCCGGCCCATCCGTACTTTGAGCTCTGCAGTTGAGAACCTGAGGTCTTGTAAGGTAGTGGGAGTCATTGAAAAG GTTCAGCTGGTCCAGGACCCTGCCACTGGGGGGACGTTTGTAGTTAAG agCCTCCCCAAGTGCCATGGAGAAACCTGGGACCGTCCAACCATCATCCCCAATGGTGTTCCTTATATGGCCAAGCTTCTTCGCTACTCTGTGAGTGAGGACTCCATCTTCTTGCACTTGGAGCATGTGCAGG GAGGAACCCTCTGGTCCCATCTCCTCTCTCAGCCTAGACCCAAGAGGCAAGAGACCTGCAGCAACTTAACTCAGCAGAAGCCCAGCTCCACCCAGGGTGAccacagagagaaagggaaagctgGCCCTGGTCCCCCTGAGATTCTCAGTCTCCTGACCCCGGTTCTACTTTCCCAGAACACCACCCAACAGCTCAGCATTGCCCCTGAGGCATCAGCCCAGCCCTCTGACATTTCATCAGGGCCTCAAAGCAGAGTATCTGATCATCAGAAAGGGCTGAAGAATCTGGAGGATTCTGACCTGAACTCTGGAAGAAAG GACCCTCTGACCTCAGAAGACACTACCTCATCTTCTGGCCTCGCTTCCAAGACCCTAAGAAGGGATGGGGCAATGACTAGCAGCCCAGGCCAGGGCAGAGGTCGGTCCCATCATCAAGCCAGGCGGAGTACTAGGTGGAGTACCAACAAGGGGCCCCTGGGAGGTCTCTCCTGGATCCGGGAGGGGGCAGGCCGGGTACTAGAGGGCTACGGTCATGGGAGCGACCAGTGCAAAGAGCTCTCAGGTCAGGATTGTCCACATGCTAACCGGGCTTGTCCAGGCCACAGAGGCGGAGCCTGGTGTGTGAAGGAAGAACAGGTCAAGCAGTGGGCAGCGGAGACTCTCGTGGCCCTTGAGGGTCTACATCAGCAGGGTGTGCTATGCCGAGACCTCAACCCCAGGAACCTGCTGCTGGATAACACTG GTCACATCCGTCTCACCTACTTTGGCCAGTGGACTGAGGTGGAACCCCGGTGCTGCAATGAAGCCTTGGAAAACCTGTACAgcgccccag AAGTGGGTGGGATTTCTGAACTGACAGAAGCCTGTGATTGGTGGAGTTTTGGATCTCTGCTATATGAACTTCTAACTGGAATG tCACTGTCCCAAAACCACCCCTCAGGAATCCATGTACACACCAGGCTCCATCTGCCCGAGTGGCTCAGCC